The following are encoded together in the Streptomyces asoensis genome:
- a CDS encoding HK97-gp10 family putative phage morphogenesis protein yields MVRARASVSLRASAATTANINTRQYERGLRRFFGGMSDDVRRAVDRTRMDVQNEARRRAPVDTGRLRSSIVSRAEGGGRQLGYVVGSNVSYAAAVEYGTSPHVIKPKYKKALFWPGAAHPVAQVNHPGTKAQPFLRPAIELTPIFWRAHASQIGRR; encoded by the coding sequence ATGGTGCGGGCTCGGGCGAGCGTCAGCCTGCGGGCGAGCGCGGCGACGACGGCGAACATCAACACGCGGCAGTACGAGCGCGGTCTCCGCAGGTTCTTCGGCGGCATGTCGGACGACGTGCGGCGGGCCGTGGACCGCACCCGCATGGACGTGCAGAACGAGGCGCGCCGCCGGGCACCGGTGGACACCGGGCGGCTGCGGTCGTCGATCGTGTCGCGCGCGGAGGGCGGCGGCCGTCAGCTCGGCTACGTCGTCGGGTCGAACGTCTCGTACGCGGCGGCCGTGGAGTACGGCACCAGCCCGCACGTCATCAAGCCGAAGTACAAGAAGGCCCTGTTCTGGCCGGGGGCTGCTCACCCGGTGGCGCAGGTCAACCACCCGGGCACGAAGGCGCAGCCGTTCCTGCGTCCGGCGATCGAGCTGACGCCGATCTTCTGGCGGGCGCACGCCTCGCAGATCGGGCGGCGCTGA
- a CDS encoding phage tail protein, which translates to MPLQRFTRVYGIKDAKIAPLTADPASGTPTYGALIDVPGIKTFEISGDVEVKKLRGDNTQLATNAAISNIQVAVSHAKMSLDVLAAIIGGTVTDSGTTPAQKTSWDLTDTTATLPPFKLEGVTPPNGIDIIGGDVHVVLHKLTLSAFPDLGFAEEDYRIASFTADADPLLSNGKWISTVINETAVAIA; encoded by the coding sequence ATGCCGCTCCAGCGCTTCACCCGCGTCTACGGAATCAAGGACGCGAAGATCGCCCCGCTGACCGCCGACCCGGCGTCCGGCACCCCGACGTACGGGGCGCTCATCGACGTGCCCGGCATCAAGACGTTCGAGATCTCCGGTGACGTCGAGGTCAAGAAGCTGCGGGGCGACAACACGCAGCTGGCGACGAACGCCGCCATCTCGAACATTCAGGTGGCCGTCTCGCACGCGAAGATGAGCCTCGACGTGCTGGCCGCGATCATCGGCGGCACCGTCACCGACTCGGGCACCACGCCCGCGCAGAAGACGTCGTGGGACCTCACCGACACCACGGCCACGCTGCCGCCCTTCAAGCTCGAAGGCGTCACCCCGCCGAACGGGATCGACATCATCGGCGGTGACGTGCACGTCGTGCTGCACAAGCTGACGCTCAGCGCCTTCCCGGACCTCGGTTTCGCCGAAGAGGACTACCGCATCGCCAGCTTCACCGCGGACGCCGACCCGCTGCTGTCCAACGGTAAGTGGATCTCCACCGTCATCAACGAGACCGCGGTAGCCATCGCCTGA